In the Streptobacillus moniliformis DSM 12112 genome, one interval contains:
- a CDS encoding ACT domain-containing protein encodes MKRTIITVVGLDKIGIIAKICNSLAEVDINILDISQSILEGYFNMIMIVDVTKSSIEHIKLQERLDLIGKELDIQIKAQKEEIFQSMHRV; translated from the coding sequence ATGAAAAGAACTATTATTACTGTTGTAGGATTAGATAAGATAGGAATAATTGCTAAAATATGTAATTCTTTAGCAGAAGTAGATATAAATATATTAGATATTTCTCAATCTATACTTGAAGGATATTTTAATATGATAATGATAGTTGATGTTACTAAATCAAGTATTGAACATATAAAATTACAAGAAAGGTTAGATTTAATAGGAAAAGAATTAGATATACAAATTAAAGCACAAAAAGAAGAAATTTTCCAATCTATGCACAGGGTGTAA